A region of the Sphingobium yanoikuyae genome:
TCGCCGCGCGGCGTACCGTCCGGGAAGGTCGCGTCCAGGCTTTCGCCATAGGACGTGCCCTGCGTCAGCGATTCGAACGAGCCGAGTTCGACGAGCTCGGGCGATTCATAAGACTCCTTTTCCATACTCAACTCCTCATCATCTGCTGAACCATTCAGCGGGTATAAATTGATCGTAAGTAAATGTTTAAGTCAAATTCCAATCCATCCGCGGTAACACCTATAGGTATAAACACATATCGCCATGATTTAACTTTGTAGGGCAATGTTTTGCATAAGCTAACATTCAAGGCGTGACTGATGTGTTGTTAGATCCCTCCCGCAAGGCACGGAAAATCGTGGACATCGTGAGATGCCATGTGGCCCTGTCCGTTCCGCAGATGATCGTTAGCGTCCCCTCTCCGGCGATCGACGCGGACGATTGGGCGGACATCATAACAGTTGGGAAATCTTGTAAACTTCTGCTGCACCTTGGTGCCGGGCTCCGCGCCGCTGGGCAGCATATTCCGGACGCCTTCTCGCGCGAGGAGGACAGGTTCAGGAAGTTGACG
Encoded here:
- a CDS encoding lasso RiPP family leader peptide-containing protein, which produces MEKESYESPELVELGSFESLTQGTSYGESLDATFPDGTPRGELTFS